The Anoplopoma fimbria isolate UVic2021 breed Golden Eagle Sablefish chromosome 20, Afim_UVic_2022, whole genome shotgun sequence genome includes a window with the following:
- the stx17 gene encoding syntaxin-17, which translates to MAEEGNKLTLRRLEAPIHKFIKVALPTDLERLQKHHNNILKYQQSQQWDRLHLEHINASRTVQQLRANVREMEKLCSRVRAEDADALEALVRPVRDRASAAARDFLLLHSNPVPQPAPATPPAAQPSSCVSSSCHADDNMCEQPVFSRQIQLYLPEIPADESAAESWDNLEEDLKELSGLVTEFSLLVHSQQEKIDSIEDNVNTAAANVEEGTRSLGKAVGYKLMVLPVAGALLGGVLGGPLGLLAGFKVAGVAAALGGGALGFAGGNLVQKHRKARVDLQMKQLTAPPPEPESNKDK; encoded by the exons ATGGCAGAGGAAGGCAACAAGCTGACACTGAGGCGCCTGGAGGCACCGATCCACAAGTTCATTAAAGTTGCTCTACCCACGGACCTGGAGAGGCTGCAGAAACACCACAACAACATACTGAAG TACCAACAAAGCCAGCAATGGGACCGGCTTCATCTGGAACATATCAATGCCAGCAGAACTGTTCAG CAGTTGAGAGCTAAtgtcagagagatggagaagctGTGCTCACGGGTTCGTGCCGAAGACGCTGACGCTCTGGAAGCGCTTGTCAGGCCAGTCAGAGATCGGGCGTCAGCCGCCGCACGAGACTTCCTGCTTTTGCACTCTAACCCCGTGCCTCAGCCTGCGCCAGCAACACCACCTGCCGCTCAGCcatccagctgtgtgtccagCAGTTGCCACGCTGATGACAATATGTGCGAGCAGCCAGTGTTTAGCAGGCAAATTCAGCTATATCTTCCAGAAATCCCCGCGGATGAGAGTGCAGCTGAGTCCTGGGACAACCTGGAAGAG gatCTGAAGGAACTGAGTGGTTTGGTGACGGAGTTCTCTCTGCTCGTCCAT tcCCAGCAGGAGAAGATTGACAGCATAGAGGACAACGTCAACACAGCCGCTGCCAACGTGGAGGAGGGGACCAGGAGCCTGGGGAAG GCGGTTGGCTACAAGTTGATGGTGTTGCCGGTTGCCGGGGCGTTGCTGGGTGGTGTGTTAGGAGGCCCACTCGGTCTGCTGGCTGGGTTCAAAGTCGCAGGGGTGGCTGCTGCTCTAGGAGGGGGGGCCCTTGGGTTCGCAGGCGGCAACCTGGTCCAGAAACACCGCAAAGCGCGAGTGGATCTACAGATGAAACAACTGACGGCACCGCCACCAGAACCAGAGTCAAACAAGGACAAATGA